Genomic segment of Deinococcus budaensis:
CGCCTCAATCCGCTGGCGGTCAAGTCCTACCTGAATCAGGGCCTGGACGCCCCCGGCATCGGCCTGTGGACCGACACCCACATCATCAGCGTCCCGCTGATCATCGTCAGCATCCTGATGCTGCTGCGGATTCGCAACCGGCCCGACACGCGGGGTAAGGCTGCAACCCTGCCTCCCTTCACGACGCCTTCTTCCCTGGAGCACCCATGAGATTTCTTCCCTCCGTCCGCCCACTGCTCTGCCTCACCCTCCCCATCGTGCTGGCGGCCTGCACCTCGAAGAACCTGGAAGGGGTGCAGACGTTCACGTTCAAAGCCGGTGACCACCGGGAAGGCCGCCTGGTCTACGACGAGACGCCTCCGGCGGGCGGCGCGCACAGTTCCAGCTGGCAGAACTGCGGCGTGTATCCGTCACCGCTGTACGACGAGTACGCTGTGCACAGCCTCGAGCACGGAGCGGTGTGGATCACGTACCAGCCCACGCTCAGCGCGGCTGACGTCGAGACGCTGGCCGGTCTGGCCGAGGGCCGCACGCATGTCCTCGTGTCCCCGCACAGTGGGCAGGAAAGCGCCATCGTGCTCACCGCCTGGGGCTTCCAGCTTCCCGTGTCTGAGGTCGGCGACTCCCGGATTCAGGCATTCGTGGACCGCTACGAACAGGGGCCGACGACTCCGGAGCGCGGCGCGGCCTGCTCGGGTGGATATGCCGGGACCCGCTGAGCCACGCTCTCTCGGGCGCAGGGGGGTTTGATGGCCACCGTGCTGATCGTGGACGACGACCCGGCGATTCTGGAGATCCTCACGGCGTACCTGCGGGCGGAAGGCCACACGGTCGAGGCGGAGGACGACGGGCTGGCGGCCCTGCCGCGTCTGGCGCGGGCCGACGTGGCGATCATCGACTGGATGCTGCCCGGCATGACCGGCGTTGAACTGACCAGCCACGCCCGCCGGGAATATCCTCAGCTACCCGTGTTGCTGCTGACTGCCAAAGGAGAAGTCGAGGACCGCCTGGAAGGCCTCAATGCCGGGGCGGACGATTACGTCGTGAAGCCGTTCAGTCCGCGGGAGGTGGTGGCCCGGGTACGCGCGCTGCTGCGGCGGGTGGGGGTCCGCGAGCAAGTCCAGGCTGGCCCCCTGGTGCTCGACCTCCAGGGCCGCAGCGCCACCCTGCACGGCCAGCCGATCGCCTTGTCGCGCACGGAATACGATCTGCTCGCCACCCTCGCGCAGCATCCGGGATTGATCTGGTCGCGTGAACGGTTGATGGAACGCGTCTGGGGTCCGGACTACCCCGGCGTCACGCGGGTCGTCGACGTGCACATCACCGCCATCCGCCGCAAGCTCGGCGACGACGCGGACGCGCCCAGCTTCATCGAAACCG
This window contains:
- a CDS encoding DUF3105 domain-containing protein; translation: MRFLPSVRPLLCLTLPIVLAACTSKNLEGVQTFTFKAGDHREGRLVYDETPPAGGAHSSSWQNCGVYPSPLYDEYAVHSLEHGAVWITYQPTLSAADVETLAGLAEGRTHVLVSPHSGQESAIVLTAWGFQLPVSEVGDSRIQAFVDRYEQGPTTPERGAACSGGYAGTR
- a CDS encoding response regulator transcription factor, whose amino-acid sequence is MATVLIVDDDPAILEILTAYLRAEGHTVEAEDDGLAALPRLARADVAIIDWMLPGMTGVELTSHARREYPQLPVLLLTAKGEVEDRLEGLNAGADDYVVKPFSPREVVARVRALLRRVGVREQVQAGPLVLDLQGRSATLHGQPIALSRTEYDLLATLAQHPGLIWSRERLMERVWGPDYPGVTRVVDVHITAIRRKLGDDADAPSFIETVRGLGYRFRED